From a region of the Pseudomonadota bacterium genome:
- a CDS encoding SOS response-associated peptidase, translating to MCGRFNLITDAQGLVEFFNVLYCPELTPRYNIAPTQEVPAVVLIEGARQVVMLRWGLIPSWARDPGIGNRMINARAETAATKPSFRAAFRRRRCLIPASGFYEWQTRSDGKQPYHIHPAGGGLMAFAGLWEHWEAQGQVLRSCTILTTAANVTIAPVHDRMPVILDRADHAAWLAADASPEVLQALLRPCAENWLVADAVSRHVNSPANDDPACIQPLTQ from the coding sequence ATGTGCGGTCGTTTCAATCTCATCACCGATGCCCAGGGGCTGGTGGAGTTTTTCAACGTACTCTACTGCCCGGAGCTGACGCCCCGCTACAACATTGCGCCGACTCAGGAGGTGCCCGCGGTGGTACTGATCGAAGGCGCACGGCAGGTGGTGATGCTGCGCTGGGGTCTGATCCCTTCCTGGGCCAGGGACCCGGGCATCGGCAATCGCATGATAAACGCGCGAGCGGAAACCGCGGCGACCAAACCATCGTTTCGTGCGGCGTTCCGTCGTCGACGCTGCCTGATTCCAGCCTCCGGATTCTACGAGTGGCAGACGCGCTCCGACGGCAAGCAGCCCTATCACATTCACCCCGCTGGGGGTGGGCTCATGGCCTTCGCCGGGCTGTGGGAACACTGGGAGGCGCAGGGTCAGGTGTTACGCAGCTGCACCATTCTGACCACCGCTGCCAATGTCACGATCGCCCCGGTGCACGACCGTATGCCGGTGATCCTGGACCGGGCCGATCATGCGGCGTGGCTCGCTGCAGACGCCTCACCAGAGGTGTTGCAGGCGCTACTCCGACCGTGTGCGGAGAACTGGTTGGTCGCCGATGCGGTGAGCCGGCATGTGAACAGTCCCGCCAACGACGATCCCGCCTGCATCCAGCCGTTGACGCAGTGA
- a CDS encoding 2-hydroxychromene-2-carboxylate isomerase, with product MSRRKLIWYYDFLSPYSYIAHEQLQRLPGDVDLVYTPVLFAGLLKHWGTKGPAELERQRLFTFRYCHWLAQRKEIAFRTPDAHPFNPLPPLRLSLALNNDPSAVARIFTYLWQDGHIPEQTAAWNALVDSFADDELRTRIDASEVKQRLRDNTQLAIEQGVFGVPTFIVAGELFWGQDGFDFLLDYLANPALFASTEMQRIARLPVSATRTTR from the coding sequence ATGTCCAGACGGAAGCTGATCTGGTACTACGACTTTTTGTCGCCCTACTCCTACATCGCGCATGAGCAGCTGCAGCGACTGCCTGGCGATGTAGATCTTGTCTACACGCCGGTACTGTTTGCCGGGCTGCTGAAGCATTGGGGTACCAAAGGGCCCGCCGAACTGGAACGCCAGCGCCTGTTCACCTTTCGCTATTGCCACTGGCTGGCGCAACGAAAAGAGATTGCGTTCCGCACCCCTGACGCCCATCCATTCAATCCACTTCCGCCGCTGCGCCTGTCGCTGGCGCTGAACAACGACCCATCGGCTGTCGCCAGGATTTTTACTTACCTCTGGCAGGACGGGCACATTCCGGAGCAGACCGCAGCGTGGAACGCGCTGGTCGACTCCTTCGCGGATGATGAACTGCGGACCCGCATCGATGCTTCCGAAGTGAAGCAGCGTCTGCGCGACAATACGCAATTAGCCATTGAGCAGGGCGTTTTCGGCGTGCCGACTTTTATCGTCGCCGGCGAACTGTTCTGGGGACAGGACGGCTTCGACTTCCTGTTGGACTATCTTGCCAACCCCGCGCTTTTCGCAAGTACGGAGATGCAACGCATCGCCCGACTGCCGGTGAGCGCAACGCGCACGACCCGTTAG
- a CDS encoding MFS transporter, with amino-acid sequence MAAAMPLSLGTWMALINNFAVERAAFTGADMGILQSLREVPGFLSFAVIFLLLVFREQTLALVSLLLLGIGTALTGVFPSFWGLIFTTVLMSIGFHYYETVNQSLQLQWLKKGETAAVLGKLIAAGATASLSVYSIIYLALELGDLPMEWVYLLGGGITAAVALFAWIVFPHFPEKVEQHKRLILRRRYWLYYALTFMSGARRQIFMVFAGFLMVEKFGFDAAAITLMFLANMAINIVAAPRIGRLIGRWGERRALTVEYIGLIVVFSAYAIVDHPWVAVGLYILDHLFFAMAIAMKTYFQKIADPADIAPTAGVAFSINHIAAVVIPAAFGLLWLVSPAAVFLAGAVMAGISLFLSRLVPLAPQPGNEVAVGRARLQRAEEIG; translated from the coding sequence ATGGCCGCGGCCATGCCGCTGTCGCTGGGTACCTGGATGGCGCTGATCAACAACTTCGCCGTGGAGCGCGCCGCCTTCACCGGTGCCGACATGGGCATCCTGCAGAGCCTGCGCGAGGTGCCCGGCTTTCTTTCGTTCGCGGTGATCTTCCTGCTGCTGGTGTTTCGCGAGCAGACGCTGGCGCTGGTCTCCCTGCTGCTGCTCGGCATCGGCACGGCGCTGACCGGCGTCTTTCCCAGCTTCTGGGGACTGATCTTCACCACCGTGCTGATGTCCATCGGCTTTCACTACTACGAAACGGTCAATCAGTCGCTGCAGTTGCAGTGGCTGAAGAAGGGCGAAACCGCGGCAGTGCTCGGCAAACTGATCGCCGCCGGCGCGACCGCTTCGCTGAGCGTCTACAGCATCATCTACCTGGCGCTGGAACTGGGCGATCTGCCGATGGAGTGGGTCTACCTTCTGGGCGGTGGGATCACCGCCGCCGTCGCCCTGTTCGCCTGGATTGTCTTCCCGCATTTCCCGGAGAAGGTGGAACAGCACAAGAGATTGATCCTGCGCCGCCGCTACTGGCTCTACTATGCGCTCACCTTCATGAGCGGCGCGCGGCGGCAGATCTTCATGGTCTTTGCCGGCTTCCTCATGGTGGAGAAGTTCGGCTTCGACGCGGCGGCCATCACGCTGATGTTCCTCGCCAACATGGCCATCAATATCGTCGCCGCGCCGCGTATCGGCCGCCTGATCGGTCGCTGGGGTGAACGGCGCGCCCTGACCGTGGAGTACATCGGGCTGATCGTCGTCTTCAGCGCGTACGCCATCGTCGATCATCCGTGGGTGGCGGTCGGTCTCTATATCCTCGACCACCTCTTCTTCGCCATGGCCATCGCCATGAAGACCTACTTCCAGAAGATCGCCGATCCCGCCGACATCGCCCCCACCGCGGGTGTTGCCTTCTCCATCAATCACATCGCCGCGGTGGTGATTCCGGCGGCCTTCGGGCTGCTGTGGCTGGTCTCACCGGCGGCGGTGTTTCTCGCCGGCGCTGTCATGGCGGGTATCTCGCTGTTCCTTTCGCGGCTGGTGCCGTTGGCGCCGCAACCTGGCAATGAGGTGGCTGTAGGGCGCGCGCGTCTACAACGGGCCGAGGAAATCGGCTAG
- a CDS encoding AraC family transcriptional regulator, with amino-acid sequence MTTENTPIETSLREAFAVPDDSIDVEAVPRPVTFRSRDYDGPHIVAMHTHRRAQLLYASRGVMQVHTPRGIWVVPPQRAVWLPPATEHAVSSPGPLALRNLYFEPGCCAELPAACCVVTVSPLLRELILYAVSLEPLYDEAGAAGRLMQVIVDQIKILPIAPLHLPLPEEPRIRSITLALQHDPADTKSLEEWGHRVGASARTLARLFQRETGYTFGQWRQQVRLLAALEGLAQGQSVAAVAAGLGYEKQSAFIAMFKKALGKTPGRFFD; translated from the coding sequence ATGACGACAGAAAATACCCCAATCGAGACAAGCTTAAGGGAGGCCTTCGCGGTCCCGGACGACAGTATCGATGTGGAGGCCGTTCCGCGTCCGGTGACTTTTCGCTCGCGGGACTACGATGGTCCTCATATCGTGGCGATGCATACCCATCGACGCGCCCAGCTGCTCTACGCCAGCCGCGGGGTGATGCAGGTCCATACCCCACGCGGGATCTGGGTGGTGCCGCCGCAGCGCGCCGTTTGGCTGCCGCCGGCCACCGAGCATGCGGTGAGTTCGCCGGGGCCGCTGGCGTTGCGCAATCTCTACTTCGAGCCGGGTTGCTGCGCCGAACTGCCCGCCGCCTGTTGCGTGGTAACGGTCTCGCCGCTGCTGCGCGAGCTGATCCTCTATGCCGTGTCGCTGGAACCGCTCTACGACGAAGCGGGTGCCGCCGGCCGGCTGATGCAGGTCATCGTCGATCAGATCAAGATCCTGCCCATCGCGCCGCTGCATCTCCCGCTGCCGGAGGAGCCGCGCATCCGCTCCATTACCCTTGCCTTGCAGCACGACCCGGCTGATACAAAGTCGTTGGAGGAGTGGGGCCATCGTGTCGGGGCGAGCGCTCGCACCCTGGCGCGGCTGTTCCAGCGCGAGACCGGCTACACCTTCGGTCAATGGCGTCAACAGGTGCGCCTGCTGGCGGCGCTGGAGGGATTGGCACAGGGGCAATCGGTTGCCGCGGTCGCGGCCGGCCTCGGCTATGAAAAGCAGAGCGCCTTCATCGCCATGTTCAAAAAAGCATTGGGGAAAACGCCAGGGCGATTCTTTGATTGA
- a CDS encoding DNA alkylation repair protein, giving the protein MPVETSATARSLLAELERLGDPKDAEFLKRFFKTAPGEYGAGDRFLGIRVPVTRKLVRQHRALPLQQITALLHSQWHEARLLALLILVDQHRRAAADQQSVIHRLYLDNTRHINNWDLVDLSAEHLVGPHIAENAALLPALAASASLWERRIAIMATFHPIRRGEFAPTLRIAELLLDDEHDLIHKAVGWMLREVGNRDRAIEERFLKPHYQRMPRTMLRYAIEKFPEALRQRYLKGKV; this is encoded by the coding sequence ATGCCTGTTGAGACCAGCGCCACTGCCAGGAGCCTGCTCGCCGAACTCGAACGCCTGGGCGATCCCAAGGATGCCGAGTTTCTAAAGCGCTTTTTTAAAACCGCCCCCGGCGAGTACGGCGCCGGCGATCGTTTTTTGGGAATCCGCGTACCGGTCACCCGCAAACTGGTCCGCCAACACCGCGCGCTGCCGCTCCAACAGATCACCGCGTTGCTGCATTCGCAGTGGCATGAGGCGCGCCTGCTGGCGTTGCTGATATTGGTGGACCAGCATCGTCGCGCCGCAGCCGATCAGCAGTCCGTGATCCACCGTCTCTATCTGGACAATACCCGCCACATCAACAACTGGGATCTGGTCGATCTTTCGGCCGAGCACCTGGTCGGACCGCATATCGCAGAGAACGCCGCGCTACTGCCGGCACTCGCCGCATCGGCTTCGCTGTGGGAGCGACGCATCGCCATCATGGCGACATTTCACCCGATTCGTCGCGGCGAATTCGCTCCAACGCTGCGGATCGCCGAGCTGCTGCTCGACGACGAACACGACCTGATCCACAAAGCGGTGGGGTGGATGCTGCGCGAGGTGGGCAACCGCGACCGCGCGATCGAGGAGCGTTTCCTGAAACCGCACTATCAAAGAATGCCGCGCACCATGCTGCGCTACGCCATCGAGAAGTTTCCCGAAGCGTTGCGGCAGCGCTATCTCAAAGGCAAGGTGTGA
- a CDS encoding RidA family protein codes for MQRQLISSGSPYESILGFSRAVRVGPVISVGGTAPLGPDGKTVGAGDPAAQARRCIEIIKAALEEAGSGLHDVVRTRILLTRIEDWEAVGRVHGEYFRDIRPVDTIMQVTRFIDPEWLVEFEADAFVAHAC; via the coding sequence ATGCAAAGGCAGCTCATTTCCAGCGGCAGTCCGTACGAGTCGATACTGGGTTTTTCCCGCGCCGTGCGGGTGGGTCCGGTCATATCGGTAGGCGGCACCGCGCCGCTGGGGCCGGATGGCAAGACCGTCGGTGCGGGCGATCCGGCGGCGCAAGCACGGCGCTGCATCGAGATCATCAAAGCGGCACTGGAAGAGGCCGGATCGGGACTGCACGATGTGGTGCGCACGCGCATTCTGCTGACGCGCATCGAGGATTGGGAAGCGGTGGGGAGGGTGCACGGCGAATACTTCCGCGATATCCGCCCGGTGGACACCATCATGCAGGTGACGCGCTTCATCGATCCCGAATGGCTGGTGGAGTTCGAGGCCGACGCCTTCGTGGCTCATGCCTGTTGA
- a CDS encoding N-acetyltransferase produces MDRSRHRLLRATSRKIGCCQIQANQTPLRNSLVARPAALNTTKSRSNGAGSVVSGLRDASPQFPVSALLDSHFRGNHDTMIDQGLLCPLSFHLNGNSPTMSDTSLPQIRPEQASDIAAIHQVNELAFGQAIEADLVDELRRECPEFHSWVAVVDERVVGHILFTPAILETGDQVLYGMALAPVAVLPEFQKQGIGAALIEAGIAHLDAAACPFLIVLGHPAYYPRFGFIPADEFEIRCQWEVPEEAFMMRFPGVPPANLRGGVAFYRKEFDTAV; encoded by the coding sequence ATGGATAGATCGCGGCATCGCCTTCTGCGGGCAACTTCCCGAAAAATCGGCTGCTGCCAAATCCAGGCGAACCAAACGCCGTTAAGGAATTCTCTGGTTGCGCGCCCCGCCGCGCTGAACACGACGAAGAGCCGGAGCAATGGCGCAGGGAGCGTCGTTAGCGGGCTCCGCGATGCAAGCCCGCAATTTCCAGTCAGCGCGTTACTGGATTCCCACTTTCGCGGGAATCACGATACGATGATCGATCAGGGACTCCTGTGCCCACTATCATTTCATTTAAACGGGAACTCGCCCACTATGTCTGACACATCTCTGCCGCAGATACGCCCTGAACAAGCGAGCGATATTGCCGCTATCCACCAGGTGAATGAGCTCGCCTTCGGCCAAGCGATAGAGGCTGATCTGGTCGATGAACTGCGCCGGGAATGCCCGGAGTTTCATTCGTGGGTGGCGGTCGTCGACGAACGGGTCGTCGGGCACATCCTGTTCACGCCCGCCATACTGGAGACCGGTGATCAGGTCCTTTACGGGATGGCGCTCGCGCCCGTTGCGGTGTTGCCCGAGTTTCAGAAACAGGGCATCGGCGCGGCGTTGATCGAAGCCGGCATCGCGCACCTCGACGCCGCGGCGTGCCCCTTCCTCATCGTCCTCGGCCACCCCGCCTATTACCCGCGCTTCGGCTTCATCCCCGCGGATGAGTTCGAGATTCGCTGTCAGTGGGAGGTACCGGAGGAAGCCTTCATGATGCGCTTTCCGGGCGTGCCACCGGCCAACCTGCGTGGTGGTGTGGCGTTCTACCGCAAGGAGTTCGATACCGCGGTCTGA
- a CDS encoding RNA methyltransferase, with the protein MAWPEAAEQLAQRIRPLLQAHPGFDEKRMFGGLCFLLNGNMCCGVTKEARLMVRVGGDAYDDALRQPHATEMDFTGRPLKGMVFVDAPGFAHDNQLAEWIDRGIAFCGQLPEKSAAAKSRRTKRR; encoded by the coding sequence ATGGCGTGGCCCGAAGCCGCCGAACAACTCGCGCAGCGCATCCGTCCGCTCCTGCAGGCCCATCCCGGTTTTGACGAGAAGAGGATGTTTGGCGGCCTCTGTTTCCTGCTCAACGGCAACATGTGCTGCGGCGTTACCAAGGAGGCACGGCTCATGGTGCGCGTGGGTGGCGATGCCTATGACGATGCGTTGCGCCAACCCCACGCCACGGAGATGGATTTCACCGGCCGGCCGCTGAAAGGGATGGTGTTTGTCGATGCGCCTGGATTTGCACACGACAACCAGCTTGCGGAATGGATAGATCGCGGCATCGCCTTCTGCGGGCAACTTCCCGAAAAATCGGCTGCTGCCAAATCCAGGCGAACCAAACGCCGTTAA
- a CDS encoding GDSL family lipase yields MKQILVYGDSLSWGIIPDTRHRHPFHVRWPGVLELELNADGESVRIIEDCLNGRRTLWEDPFKAGRNGLQGLAQRIEIHSPLALVVLMLGGNDFQSMHPHNAWHSAQGTATLVDTIRTAPIEPGMPQPPILILCPPAIGTPRGIIAPKFAGGDRKYAGLPAELKAVADLKQCAFFDTNSVISASPVDGVHLDAETHITLGKTLAPIVRPLLAGGH; encoded by the coding sequence ATGAAACAGATCCTGGTTTACGGTGATTCACTCTCCTGGGGCATCATTCCCGATACCCGCCACCGACATCCCTTCCACGTGCGCTGGCCCGGCGTGCTGGAGCTGGAACTCAATGCCGACGGCGAGTCGGTGCGGATCATCGAGGACTGCCTCAACGGCCGGCGCACGCTGTGGGAGGACCCTTTCAAAGCGGGACGCAACGGCCTGCAGGGATTGGCGCAGCGCATCGAGATTCACTCGCCACTGGCACTGGTCGTGCTGATGCTGGGGGGCAACGACTTTCAATCGATGCACCCGCACAACGCGTGGCACTCGGCGCAGGGGACCGCGACGCTGGTGGACACCATCCGCACCGCTCCCATCGAACCGGGCATGCCGCAGCCGCCGATATTGATTCTGTGCCCGCCGGCCATCGGCACGCCGCGGGGAATCATCGCGCCGAAGTTTGCCGGAGGCGACAGGAAATACGCAGGACTGCCCGCCGAACTGAAAGCGGTGGCCGATTTGAAGCAGTGCGCTTTTTTCGATACCAACAGCGTCATCAGCGCCAGCCCCGTGGATGGCGTACACCTGGATGCCGAAACGCACATCACTCTGGGCAAAACGTTGGCGCCCATCGTTCGCCCGCTGCTCGCCGGCGGCCACTGA
- a CDS encoding CopG family transcriptional regulator yields the protein MRQEYDFSKGKRGPVAKNTGKTRITIYLDDDIIAAFREKGDELGRGYQTLINDALRGALSKAEPAVDAKTLRRIIREELKKVG from the coding sequence ATGAGGCAGGAATACGATTTTAGTAAAGGCAAGCGGGGACCGGTGGCAAAAAATACTGGTAAGACTCGCATTACTATTTATCTGGACGACGACATCATTGCTGCCTTTCGGGAGAAAGGCGATGAACTCGGTCGGGGTTACCAGACGCTTATCAATGATGCGTTAAGGGGGGCATTGTCAAAAGCCGAACCCGCGGTAGACGCAAAAACCCTTAGGCGCATCATACGTGAAGAACTTAAAAAAGTTGGTTAA
- a CDS encoding DUF488 family protein has translation MNILIHRIYDDDPPQGYHALVDRLWPRGISKDRAGLDGHWKDLAPSNDLRKWFDHDPEKWGEFRKIYLSELSKNKKEAKEHLEEVSQKNLILLYGAKDKKHTHALVLKEYLEKLV, from the coding sequence ATGAATATTTTGATTCACCGTATTTATGATGATGATCCGCCGCAGGGATATCATGCCCTTGTGGATCGTTTGTGGCCGCGTGGCATTTCAAAAGATAGAGCTGGCCTTGACGGTCATTGGAAGGATCTGGCTCCAAGTAACGATCTGCGTAAGTGGTTTGACCATGATCCGGAAAAATGGGGCGAATTCAGAAAAATATATCTGAGCGAACTGAGTAAAAATAAAAAGGAGGCGAAAGAACACCTGGAAGAAGTGAGTCAGAAAAACCTTATCCTCCTCTATGGTGCGAAAGACAAAAAACATACTCACGCCCTTGTCTTGAAAGAGTACCTGGAAAAGCTGGTCTGA
- a CDS encoding polyhydroxybutyrate depolymerase, translating into MQSINRLIFPMVAAGLSLGCGSTGFATDRDAAPVEQRQTLVHNGITRTYVARTPRAMPSRNVRMPLVLVLHGGGGNAFNAERMTGFTEQAKTRGFIVAYPEGTGRFNGKLLTWNAGHCCGYAMKNRTKDVDFIGTLIDKLIAEYPIDPRRVYVTGMSNGGMMAHRLGIELAHKLAAIAPVVATVFGDEVRPRHPVSAIMINGMLDESVPYQGGPSGGRFADAWDGVPARPALEQAGFWANVNGCGKEPAKLDRGRYVLWRYRCPAGRAVEIYLVKDNGHAWPGGQKGSRRGDAPSSALSATEVIWEFFETHGK; encoded by the coding sequence ATGCAGAGCATCAACCGGCTGATTTTCCCGATGGTGGCGGCAGGACTGTCGCTGGGTTGCGGCTCAACCGGTTTCGCCACGGATCGTGACGCCGCACCCGTCGAGCAACGACAAACTCTGGTTCACAACGGGATCACACGGACCTATGTCGCGCGTACTCCACGCGCGATGCCATCGCGCAATGTGCGGATGCCGCTCGTGCTGGTTCTGCACGGCGGCGGTGGCAATGCCTTCAATGCCGAACGAATGACGGGTTTTACGGAGCAGGCGAAAACTCGGGGCTTCATCGTTGCCTATCCCGAAGGCACAGGCCGTTTCAATGGCAAGCTGCTGACCTGGAATGCGGGGCATTGCTGCGGCTACGCGATGAAAAACCGAACGAAGGACGTCGACTTCATCGGCACACTCATTGACAAACTCATCGCGGAGTACCCGATTGATCCACGGCGGGTCTACGTTACGGGAATGTCGAACGGGGGGATGATGGCGCACCGGCTTGGCATCGAACTCGCGCACAAACTGGCCGCGATCGCGCCGGTGGTCGCAACGGTGTTCGGCGACGAAGTCCGGCCCCGGCATCCGGTGTCAGCCATCATGATCAATGGCATGCTCGATGAGTCGGTTCCTTATCAGGGCGGTCCCTCCGGCGGGCGTTTCGCCGACGCCTGGGACGGCGTACCCGCCAGGCCGGCGCTGGAGCAGGCGGGTTTCTGGGCGAACGTCAATGGCTGCGGAAAAGAGCCGGCCAAGCTTGATAGGGGCCGATACGTTTTGTGGCGCTACCGTTGCCCGGCTGGCAGAGCCGTCGAGATCTACCTTGTCAAGGACAATGGCCATGCCTGGCCGGGTGGGCAGAAGGGCAGCCGCAGGGGCGACGCGCCAAGTTCCGCCCTGAGCGCTACGGAGGTTATCTGGGAGTTTTTTGAGACGCATGGGAAATAG
- a CDS encoding SRPBCC family protein encodes MILRETTDVHATPKAIFQFFEEMEGHYLQWHPDHKLFRWVSGRGLAEGNVFYFEEVIAGKLLKKKVVFTRIECHTHIEFAPTFWLLRLFLPRLIFHIEQPSPGLCRFVAEIHLRMGPLAARLHKRELDAVREHMRVEGLNLKALVERGGKAVESGR; translated from the coding sequence GTGATCCTCCGAGAGACTACGGATGTCCACGCCACGCCGAAGGCCATCTTTCAGTTCTTCGAGGAGATGGAAGGCCACTACCTGCAGTGGCACCCCGACCACAAACTGTTTCGGTGGGTCTCCGGCCGCGGTCTGGCCGAGGGTAATGTCTTTTACTTCGAGGAGGTCATAGCCGGAAAGCTGCTGAAGAAGAAGGTTGTCTTTACGCGCATCGAGTGCCACACACATATCGAGTTCGCGCCAACGTTCTGGTTGCTCAGGTTGTTTCTGCCGCGCCTGATCTTCCACATCGAACAGCCGTCGCCGGGCCTCTGCCGTTTTGTCGCCGAGATTCACCTGCGCATGGGACCGCTCGCGGCAAGACTCCACAAACGCGAGCTCGACGCCGTACGTGAGCATATGCGTGTCGAGGGTCTCAATCTCAAGGCTCTCGTCGAGCGCGGCGGAAAAGCGGTTGAGAGCGGGCGATAA
- a CDS encoding class I SAM-dependent methyltransferase, which produces MKAYYSARASYYDAVYEKPERQNDIAFLREYLPVRLAGRNVVEVACGTGYWSQYIAPVCLSYVATDGIAEPLEFARQRPGILHAQCRVADAYALPNGLGRFNGAFAGLWLSHVPVERRAEFFRSLHGLLEPGSRVVLIDNSEVQCREFPIAERDEQGNTYQQRPLRDGSVHRVLKNFPSEAELYELALSFAAKTCWYKPLENFWLFEYELPD; this is translated from the coding sequence ATGAAGGCTTACTACTCCGCGCGTGCGAGCTACTACGATGCGGTTTACGAGAAACCCGAACGCCAGAACGATATCGCATTTCTCCGCGAGTACTTGCCCGTTCGTTTGGCGGGTCGCAACGTCGTTGAAGTTGCGTGTGGAACGGGCTACTGGTCGCAGTACATCGCGCCTGTCTGTCTATCGTACGTCGCCACGGATGGGATTGCGGAGCCTTTGGAGTTTGCACGGCAACGACCCGGGATTCTTCACGCTCAATGCAGGGTGGCCGACGCCTACGCGTTGCCCAATGGTCTGGGGCGTTTCAACGGCGCGTTTGCGGGTCTTTGGCTCTCTCATGTACCCGTCGAACGTCGGGCGGAGTTTTTCCGTAGCCTGCATGGCTTGCTGGAACCCGGCTCCCGCGTTGTGCTGATAGACAACTCCGAAGTGCAGTGCCGCGAGTTTCCGATTGCCGAGCGCGATGAGCAGGGGAACACCTATCAACAAAGACCCCTGCGGGACGGCTCGGTGCATCGGGTCCTCAAGAATTTTCCGTCCGAAGCAGAGTTGTATGAATTGGCTTTGTCGTTTGCGGCAAAGACCTGTTGGTACAAACCCCTCGAAAACTTCTGGTTATTTGAGTACGAACTGCCGGATTGA
- a CDS encoding DMT family transporter: MSAPSNATVSTALEAALRSRGLVLVALSALLFSSGGLIVRSLDTADPWTTVFWRSVFAALFLLGYIVWRERGNTFTVFRQMGGAGLVVAACFTAASIGLVIALSLTTVANTLIILSISPLVAAGIGRVVLGEKPSPSSWLAMFAAFCGIALMVSESAGRGALAGDLIALTVASALAIAIVTIRRHRHLRMTPASCLATLLAATIAFPLATPLAVSTHDFSLLIFFGAGQLGLGLALFTAGARHAPAAEVALIGLLEPILGPVWVWLFLGEEPSATALLGAGVVMGALIAHTLLDRRRVRAVPPTL, from the coding sequence ATGAGCGCCCCGTCGAACGCTACCGTTTCTACAGCCCTGGAAGCCGCCCTGCGCAGCCGCGGGCTGGTATTGGTTGCCCTTTCGGCGCTCCTCTTCAGCAGCGGCGGTCTGATCGTACGTTCGCTCGACACCGCCGATCCCTGGACTACGGTGTTCTGGCGTTCGGTATTCGCCGCGCTCTTTCTGCTCGGCTACATCGTCTGGCGCGAGCGCGGCAACACATTCACCGTCTTTCGTCAGATGGGAGGGGCCGGTCTGGTGGTCGCCGCCTGCTTCACCGCCGCCTCCATCGGCCTGGTGATCGCTCTCAGCCTGACGACCGTGGCCAACACGCTGATCATCCTCAGCATCTCACCGCTGGTCGCCGCCGGTATCGGTCGTGTGGTACTGGGGGAGAAACCCTCGCCCAGCAGTTGGTTGGCGATGTTCGCAGCCTTTTGCGGCATCGCGCTGATGGTATCGGAATCGGCGGGTCGCGGCGCGCTTGCCGGCGACCTGATCGCACTCACCGTTGCCAGCGCACTGGCGATCGCCATCGTTACCATCCGCCGGCATCGCCACCTGCGCATGACGCCCGCCAGCTGTCTCGCCACCCTCCTCGCCGCCACCATTGCCTTTCCATTGGCGACGCCGCTCGCTGTATCGACCCATGATTTTTCACTATTGATCTTTTTTGGAGCGGGGCAGTTGGGATTGGGGCTGGCGCTGTTTACGGCCGGGGCACGCCATGCGCCTGCTGCGGAGGTGGCATTGATCGGATTGTTGGAGCCGATACTCGGACCGGTTTGGGTGTGGCTTTTTCTGGGTGAAGAGCCAAGCGCCACCGCGCTGCTCGGTGCCGGCGTGGTCATGGGCGCGTTGATTGCTCACACCCTGCTCGACCGCCGCCGCGTGCGGGCCGTACCACCCACGCTCTGA
- a CDS encoding chemotaxis protein CheX, translating into MNVEFINPFLKSIVNVLATMAKLEAKAGKPLLKKGQVARGDVTGLIGMTSEKAKGSLAITFTESVVLEINRRMLGEAPAAIDESVVDLVGEITNMVCGGAKSELANKGYDFDLAIPGMIAGKNHSVTHKAKGPAILVPFTTEYGDFYVEVAFE; encoded by the coding sequence GTGAATGTCGAGTTTATCAATCCGTTCCTGAAGTCCATCGTCAACGTGCTTGCCACGATGGCGAAGCTGGAGGCCAAAGCCGGCAAACCGCTTCTGAAGAAAGGCCAGGTCGCCAGAGGCGACGTCACAGGCCTGATCGGCATGACCAGTGAAAAGGCCAAGGGCTCTTTGGCTATCACCTTTACCGAATCAGTGGTGCTGGAAATCAACCGGCGCATGCTCGGTGAAGCACCGGCCGCCATTGACGAGTCCGTTGTCGATCTGGTGGGCGAGATCACCAACATGGTCTGCGGCGGCGCCAAGAGCGAACTCGCCAACAAAGGCTACGATTTCGATCTGGCCATCCCCGGCATGATCGCCGGCAAGAACCACAGCGTTACCCACAAGGCCAAGGGACCCGCAATTCTGGTACCCTTCACCACCGAATACGGTGACTTCTACGTCGAAGTCGCCTTCGAGTAA